The nucleotide window GAGCCCAGCAGGGTCTCAAGCGCCCAATGTGCCCTTGGATAAAATGCAGGGCAGTCCGGACGCACGTTCGCGGCAGTTGTCGAGATTCGGACAACATATTCAACGCCTGCTGTCAACGCGGCTAGGTGAAACGCCGACTCTTCGGCGAATTGACCAGGGTGCACGTGTGAAGCAATGAAAGCTCTCACGACGTTGTTCTGCTGGAGCCACTCGGGGGTGATGTCTGCCCAATCTTTTTCCACCACTTCGACGCTGGGTAGTTCAGCAAGCTGTTTTGCCACAGTTCCGGAGGAGGAGCGTGTAAGGGCAAGAATCCTGTGTCGGGAGAAGTTGGTTGAGGTTTTCAGAAGGTCCGATAAGGTTTCAACAACGCCACGGCCGGTGTTGCCAGTGGCGCCAGCGACAAGAATTGTAGGAGGCATGGTTAGGGGTTGGAAATTGGTGCAATGCAAGAAGGAGTGCGGTCTGTGTCAACAAATAAATGTTCGATTCGAGGGTGTGTGCCAAAAGAGAAAGCCAGGAGAACAACGAGAACCGAGTGAGGTGGTGGGAGAGAGACGTTACTTAGTTATTTTGGAGTCCCACTAAACATCACTTACACACTCTAGGACCAAGATCAGAACAGCGGAGTTTAAGCACGCTGAGGTAATCATGCCGCGCCATTGGTCCGTTTACGAATCTTGCAGGACGTGATCTGCAGCGGGCCGCCCCACAACGCGATCTATGCTTAGCAATCAGTCGGGGGAACCTTCGTAGCTGTCCGTCCCTGTCCGTCCGTGATGCTGGGTAAGTTTTGCGTCCAGGTCAGGTAGTTCTTGGCATATGATCCATAGCCAGCGTCGAAGCATGACCTAATTGGCCGGACACTTATCTGAGCGCGCGAAGTATTAGTGCTTGGATCTTAGATCAACTTTATTGCAAGCCAGAGGATACCTGACATGGGTATAAAACTTTCAGCCGCAATCATATTGTGGTTACAGGCAAATATTTTTCCCGCGGGTCAGGCACACTGTAAAGGCGCAGCCACACTGAACTTGACATCAGTACAAAGTACATCTATCTGGCCAACTCACGGACGTATTCTGTTCGCTTTCCAGACGTGTCGCCAGTCCGGTCTGACAAGGACAGGGCTAGACAGGCCAGTCTTTGTGCCATATTACCTGACTCGCGGGCATAACTGACCGTATGTGTACGATATTAGTAGAGGTCACAGATCAAACAGGCGAAAACTACCGATCAACTTGCAAAGTCCGCAACCAGGCTCAAGTCCGCAGGTAGCTGACAAAAGCAAAAGCTTGTTAGAGATGGTCTTATTTTCGCCGGACGGACAGTGACAGCGCAGGAGTGGAGCAGCAGGGCGCTCTAGGACTCAGAAATGCCGAGTTCGACAAAATCACGAGCGCAAGCGTAGATAGCTTATGTCCAAACGAGACATATAAGACCTGGAAACCATCCTCTTCTTAGGTCTGCATTCACACCGAGTTGCTTATTCTCAGCCTACATCATCATTTGACCCTCAATCTCAATCTCAATCCCAATCTCAATCGCCGATTATGTCCCGCTACGCAGCAGCCCACGCCAATCCTCAGGGCCCTGGCGACGCCAGACCAACTGCACTGCAGATCATCCAAGACGAAGGTGTCGAGGGCAAGCTAGGCGACAAGGTCATCGTCATCACGGGCACCTCATCCGGAATTGGAATCGAAACAGTTCGGGCGCTCTCGGTCACTGGAGCGAAGCTTTTCCTGACGGCTCGCAATCTCGCCAAAGCAAAGGAAGCCCTGGCAGGCATCTTCGACCCCAGCCGTATGGAGCTTGTCGAGATGGACCAAGAGTCGCTGCAAAGTGTCCGTCTCGCAGCTAGTACCATCTTGTCTAAGACGGACAAGATCAATATCCTCATCAACAATGCCGGAATCATGGCTATTCAAACTCTTCAGTACACCAAGGACGGGCACGAGCTCCAGTTCGGCACCAACCATTTGTCTCACTTCTTGTTCTTTGAGCTGCTGAAGCCCGCCTTGTTAGCGGCTACTACGCCAGAGTTCCACAGCCGTGTGGTCGTCGTGTCTTCGACCGCCCATCTGAGGAATGGCATCAACGACTCGGACGACTACAACTTCGAAAAGAGCGAATACACCCCTTGGGGGGCCTATGCGCAGTCCAAAACCGCCAATATCTACATGGCCAACGAACTGGAGCGGCGGTATGGCTCTCAGGGCCTTCACGGACTAAGCCTCCACCCCGGCGGGATCATGACCCCTCTCGCAAAGCATCTTTCAAAGGCCGAGTTGGACAGCGCCACAACCGGCGGAGAGCTATACAAGGAGTTCAAAAGCCCTGAGCAAGGAGCCGCAACCACTGTCTTGGCGGCTATTGGAAAGGAATgggaaggaaagggggggaaataCCTTGCCGAGTGCGCCGAGGCAGGCCCCTCAAAGGACGAGGGAAACCCCTTCGGCTCGGGGTATGCCAAGCATACATACGATcaggagaaggagggtcgCCTGTGGAGAGACTCGCTCAAGCTTGTGGGGCTGGCTTAAAGTCTTTCCAATGGGATAAGTTGTACTCCGACGTCCAGTTCTAAGTATCATTCGATAGAAATCATGTTCGATATGTATGGTATGATGCCTGTTAGGCCGTGCGAAACGTTTGTTGACAGCGACTTTTCCGAGAGGAAGAACCATAGTACGAGTCCTGTGAAGAATAAGTCAAAGCAATGAGCGCTCACCAGCAATCAAGATACAGTCACTAGGGGGCATTCTGTCTGTTTATTCAGAAGGGTCAACTTTGTCGCCCTTGCTCCGTGGTTACGGGGGGCTAGCTAGTGGGCCATGCAATGAGCAGTAGCAGAGTTCTGAAACGCaaaaaacatacaacaccaggtattcgctggtcgtcaccgacccaactactaatccggccctcattggcttatctatgggagagcggacgggatcccgagttctccaatgggtatggtcgtatgtgcCAGTCCTGATGTCTGGCAATGATTATATTCCGTGACTTTAGGGATCTAGGCCTTCTGCTTGTACTGGTTCTCGGAACATCCGTCCCCGATAGATTTCAATTGCTCCTTCGTGGGGTAGGGAGACATGAAGTCGCTGTTGTTCGGCGTATTGTCAAGGAAGGTGTCAATGCGGTTGTCCTCATCAGGTTGACAGATCAGATTGAAACAGAGAGCAACGTAATGGGACCTTGAATGTCGGTAAGAATAGCGATGAATGTCCCATCCTGCAATCTTGTGGCATTGACGCACGTTCGGGGTAGCTCTATGACTTAGAACTTTGGCTGGTCATACCATTCTTTCCCTTACATCCCAGGTACGAGGCGGTAGCCATGTAAGCTGATCGGCATGGCGGTAGCACATCCGCCGAACCTGCAGGTCTGAGCATCTCCAATGTCGGTTTGACGGTTGCCTAGCCTGCCCGGTTGAAGGACGATTCTGAGCGGCAGCCGAAACTTTTTAGAAGCTGACTGAGAGTTCGAGACAGGCAGCTTATCATCATCCCGCTGCGTTGCAATTCTGGCCGATGTAGGTTAGACGTCGTTCCAAAAGCAGGCCAATGATGACAACCCATGCATGCACTAAGCAAGTATATCCCTGTAAAAGATCCACTAAATGTGTCTCATTTGTTTATCTTATCAATCTAATCAATCTTATCAATCTCATCAGCATTTTGTCCTCCCTTGCTGATACCGAAGAACAGCCAATCGCGAGAAACAAATTTACTCCCGGCCTAGAGCTCTCAACTTGGGCTCCCATCTCCACAACAACAGCGGTACCGGGCATCCGAGGCCGACAAAGATGACGGCGAGCACGCCGTTGCCCCAATCCTACCCCAGGCGGACGACAGCTACAGGGCATTATCAGGAAGGCGGAGCCCATTACGTTGGAGAGCATACTGATTGCTATGTTTGCTGACGCGGCGTGCGAAGACTTATCCAGCAGGTAGGAGAGCATAGCTTAGGCCAACAAGAAACTGCCGCACACGAAGACGGCCAACGCCAACGTCCAATAAGGCCCAGCGCACCAGTCTCAGCCGCCCACCTATACCCAACAAGCCCAAAGGAAAACATAATGACGCCTAGAGACTAGATATAACCTGCAGAACTATAGATTCATATTGCTTTGTGCAGTTCCAGCTTATTGCTTTGCGAAGACTAAGTCCATAAAACGTCCTCCTGCCTAGGCAGTAATAGCAGTACCTACAGAGATAGCAATATAGTAGAAGGTACTAGCAAACTTAGACCAGCTATATTAATTAATCTAAAGGGTAGCAAAATtcaaaagaagaagacggtAAGTACTAAAGTTCAAGGCTATAACTAGGGCGATCATTTAGGCATTCGGGTGTTGCCAAAGGAGTTGCAGCAGCCAGCGCAAGTTGGCAGCTACCTTAGAAACCTCCACCTGGAAGGAAACTTATCTTTTCAGAGAAGCTGCAAAGGCGACTGTATGGTGTTTGTGAGCCAGCAACATGGGGACGTAGCTTTCCCTCACGAAGGCGATGCCTGCGGCCCAGACGCCGGCGTTGAAGATGCTCGACATTCAGAGGAGCCAAGGCCACTCCAGCTTCTGCGTGATGACTCCGACCACAAGAGGGCCCAGTGCCGGCCTGAGTTATGGTACAAAGGTCGCGATCGCGAGGGATTCGCCCCGCTCCTCCTTCTGACACATCTCGGCCAAGATAGGGCCCCGTCAACTGCGAACCGCATGTTAAGGCAAGTTTCCATCGACGGTGCAGCAAAATGATTAACTTGCAGTAATTCCCACGCTTGTACCAGAGCCAGCAATATATCGGTCAATGACAATGACCAATAGAGCCGGTGAGCGGCTCACGGGGCACAGGGCGTTCCATAGCATGTAGAAGCGTTGCAAAACAGCCACACAGGCCCGCGCCCTTACATTGGCGAAGCGCTGACCAGTTGAATGGATTGCTAGAGTCGTTGGGGCCGTCCCAATTGCACTGGAGATGAACAAGTTTCA belongs to Colletotrichum higginsianum IMI 349063 chromosome 5, whole genome shotgun sequence and includes:
- a CDS encoding WW domain-containing oxidoreductase — protein: MSRYAAAHANPQGPGDARPTALQIIQDEGVEGKLGDKVIVITGTSSGIGIETVRALSVTGAKLFLTARNLAKAKEALAGIFDPSRMELVEMDQESLQSVRLAASTILSKTDKINILINNAGIMAIQTLQYTKDGHELQFGTNHLSHFLFFELLKPALLAATTPEFHSRVVVVSSTAHLRNGINDSDDYNFEKSEYTPWGAYAQSKTANIYMANELERRYGSQGLHGLSLHPGGIMTPLAKHLSKAELDSATTGGELYKEFKSPEQGAATTVLAAIGKEWEGKGGKYLAECAEAGPSKDEGNPFGSGYAKHTYDQEKEGRLWRDSLKLVGLA